The following are from one region of the Methanomassiliicoccales archaeon LGM-DZ1 genome:
- the fsa gene encoding fructose-6-phosphate aldolase: MKIFIDTANLDMIKEINSWGILDGVTTNPSLVAKENTDTPTRVKEIAKILGDRPVSAEVMAVDHEGMIKEGEKLHAIASNVNVKLPMCIESLKATKALSEEGIDVNMTLIFDPLQALMAAKAGARYVSPFIGRLDDIGAHGVDMLSETVQIIHQYGYDTEIIAASIRHPTHVLDAAEMGCDIATIPYDILKKMVAHPKTDEGIAKFKADYEKVNGPSQ, from the coding sequence ATGAAGATCTTCATAGACACCGCGAACCTCGATATGATCAAAGAGATCAACAGCTGGGGGATACTCGACGGAGTTACCACCAACCCCAGCCTCGTTGCCAAGGAGAACACCGATACCCCGACCCGCGTGAAGGAGATCGCCAAGATCCTCGGCGACCGCCCCGTATCCGCCGAGGTCATGGCCGTCGACCACGAGGGCATGATCAAGGAGGGCGAGAAGCTCCACGCCATCGCCTCCAACGTGAACGTCAAGCTGCCCATGTGCATCGAGTCCCTCAAAGCCACCAAAGCGCTGTCCGAGGAGGGCATCGATGTCAACATGACCCTGATTTTCGACCCCCTGCAGGCGCTCATGGCCGCCAAGGCCGGCGCCAGGTACGTGTCCCCCTTCATCGGGAGGCTGGACGACATCGGGGCCCACGGAGTGGACATGCTCTCGGAGACCGTGCAGATCATCCACCAGTATGGCTACGACACCGAGATCATCGCCGCCTCCATCAGGCATCCGACCCACGTCCTCGATGCGGCGGAGATGGGATGCGACATCGCCACCATCCCCTACGACATCCTCAAGAAGATGGTGGCCCACCCCAAGACCGACGAGGGCATCGCCAAGTTCAAGGCCGACTACGAGAAGGTAAACGGACCCTCCCAGTGA
- a CDS encoding NAD(P)/FAD-dependent oxidoreductase: protein MSGITVVGGGPAGSMSAMYLAASGRDVTVIEEHRESGKPVHCAGMLSPETVRMSGVSPDILGSANSADVVFPNGKVLSIGRRAPMVYFVDRADLDRRMAERAMDSGAEFRYGIKCRKVEVSRDYALVQTNQGDMRSDIVVGADGFRSVVSDSIPGNEPRELLTGAQYDIEYRMEDQNRIVLRMGSEVAPGFFSWQIPMGDTTRLGLCISAQGSAPDYLRHLMKISGMEDRRIIARYGGCIPIGRKTSHADRIMLIGDAAGQVKPVSGGGLNPIFRAAPYVRDAVDRAYGIGLFSASVMSLYEAGWRKELSRELSRGERMRKYFLKFSDAEMNLVGQLFDTPAIREKLGMIDFDDPSAIVRPILAEKGVKSGFLKIRLRGKL from the coding sequence ATGTCAGGGATCACCGTCGTCGGCGGGGGACCTGCAGGGTCCATGTCCGCCATGTACCTCGCGGCATCCGGCCGCGATGTCACGGTGATCGAGGAGCACAGGGAGAGCGGGAAACCGGTGCATTGCGCCGGGATGCTCTCCCCGGAGACGGTCAGGATGTCCGGGGTCAGCCCCGACATCCTGGGGTCCGCGAACTCCGCGGACGTCGTATTCCCCAACGGGAAAGTTCTTTCCATCGGGCGCCGGGCGCCCATGGTGTATTTCGTCGACCGTGCCGACCTCGACCGCAGGATGGCCGAGAGGGCCATGGATTCCGGCGCCGAGTTCAGGTACGGGATCAAGTGCCGGAAGGTGGAGGTATCCCGCGATTACGCCCTGGTGCAGACCAACCAGGGGGACATGCGCTCCGACATCGTGGTGGGGGCCGACGGCTTCCGCTCCGTGGTATCGGACTCCATCCCCGGCAATGAGCCCAGGGAGCTCCTGACCGGGGCGCAGTACGATATCGAATACCGCATGGAGGACCAGAACAGGATAGTCCTCAGGATGGGCAGCGAGGTCGCCCCCGGGTTCTTCTCGTGGCAGATCCCCATGGGCGACACCACCCGTCTGGGTCTCTGCATATCCGCGCAGGGTTCGGCGCCGGATTACCTCAGGCACCTCATGAAGATCTCCGGCATGGAGGACCGCAGGATCATCGCCCGCTACGGCGGATGCATCCCCATCGGCAGGAAGACCAGCCATGCGGACAGGATCATGCTCATCGGCGATGCCGCCGGGCAGGTCAAGCCCGTCTCCGGCGGAGGGCTCAACCCCATCTTCAGGGCCGCGCCGTACGTCAGGGATGCGGTCGATAGGGCGTACGGGATCGGGCTGTTCTCGGCCTCAGTCATGTCCCTCTACGAGGCAGGCTGGAGGAAGGAGCTGTCCCGCGAGCTCTCCCGCGGCGAGAGGATGAGGAAGTACTTCCTGAAGTTCTCCGACGCGGAGATGAACCTCGTCGGGCAGCTGTTCGACACCCCGGCCATCCGCGAAAAGCTGGGCATGATCGATTTCGACGACCCGAGCGCCATCGTCCGCCCCATCCTGGCGGAGAAAGGCGTCAAGTCCGGGTTCCTGAAGATCAGGCTCAGGGGAAAGCTATGA
- a CDS encoding class I SAM-dependent methyltransferase family protein → MRKVLQAKVPSDRASDIIPRLFSSGIADPGARITGGQGFRLVPIKEGRLADAESMGLEILSGDAYSEASRPPMERIREALSDLPAYDLARLPEKWERAGSAVTIKLGPSLFQYGERIGKAYAEALGAGSVLADVSGVSGEFRLPDMRLLYGEGGESVKTENGIRYSYDVTKVMFASGNLEERRRMERLDCAGETVVDMFCGIGYFTLPIARFAGARCVLACEKNPDSYRFLLENIKLNGVEGTVIPMLGDNRAIPGAHFADRILMGYVQTTSEFLPKAKELAKPGCIIHYHDTFPVGSQEERVRRIFSEVFGEDGYEVLGIREVKSFAPSVSHYVADVRVRRSARLRPSRRS, encoded by the coding sequence ATGAGGAAGGTCCTCCAGGCGAAGGTCCCCTCGGACAGGGCCTCCGACATCATACCCAGGCTGTTCTCTTCGGGCATCGCGGACCCAGGCGCCCGCATCACGGGAGGGCAGGGGTTCAGGCTGGTCCCTATCAAGGAGGGGAGGCTCGCCGACGCGGAATCGATGGGGCTGGAGATCCTCTCCGGGGACGCCTATTCCGAGGCATCGCGTCCCCCCATGGAGAGGATCCGCGAGGCCCTGTCCGATCTTCCCGCTTACGACCTGGCACGTCTGCCGGAGAAATGGGAGAGGGCAGGCTCGGCGGTGACGATCAAGCTGGGCCCCAGCCTGTTCCAGTACGGGGAGAGGATCGGGAAGGCCTACGCCGAGGCCCTGGGCGCCGGATCCGTTCTTGCCGACGTCTCCGGTGTCTCCGGCGAGTTCAGGCTGCCGGATATGCGCCTCCTTTACGGGGAAGGCGGGGAGTCCGTCAAGACCGAGAACGGCATCAGGTACAGCTACGACGTCACCAAGGTGATGTTCGCCTCCGGGAACCTGGAGGAGAGGCGCCGCATGGAGCGCCTGGACTGCGCCGGGGAGACGGTCGTGGACATGTTCTGCGGCATAGGCTACTTCACGCTCCCGATAGCCAGGTTCGCCGGCGCCCGCTGCGTCCTGGCCTGCGAGAAGAACCCGGACTCCTATCGTTTCCTGCTCGAGAACATCAAACTCAACGGCGTGGAAGGCACGGTCATACCCATGCTCGGGGACAACCGCGCCATACCCGGGGCGCATTTCGCCGACAGGATCCTCATGGGATATGTGCAGACGACCTCGGAGTTCCTGCCGAAGGCCAAAGAACTGGCCAAGCCGGGGTGCATCATCCACTACCATGACACCTTCCCGGTAGGCTCCCAGGAGGAGCGTGTGCGCAGGATATTCTCGGAGGTCTTCGGGGAGGACGGGTACGAGGTACTCGGCATCCGCGAGGTCAAGTCGTTCGCGCCGTCGGTCTCACATTATGTCGCCGACGTCCGCGTCCGGCGATCGGCGCGGCTCAGACCTTCTCGCCGCAGCTGA
- a CDS encoding RuBisCO large subunit C-terminal-like domain-containing protein, with translation MESYKSYSYLDLGAELDPEGYVFATYRVTTDLPMEKAAEAVAAEQSTGTWTGLSTLKDDVFEKYAGRVTSIEGDRIVIAFPVDDFSGRYGGVPQILSVIAGNLFGLAAVKGIRLEDAVFPQKFLKEHFKGPKFGSEGMRKMLQRPEKPLVGTIVKPKIGLSPEDTAKYVYEAGVGGLTNGKDDETLVDQTFCPIEARTKAVAEALDRVDEEGGHMMHAINISSNADDIVGLAEDVQSWGAREIMVDVLTSGFGALQAVAEDPKIKVPIHVHRTMHAAITKDPLNGVAMNVFAELVRMCGGDALHIGTLGVGKMEGDIAGGRKSLEACRGDELPFRKVMPVCSGGMFPGIVPDVIAATGNEVQIQAGGGVAGHPGGVRAGAAAMCQAVDAAFSGVPLAEYAADHAELREALAKWGSR, from the coding sequence ATGGAATCTTACAAATCTTACAGCTATCTCGACCTCGGGGCCGAACTCGACCCCGAAGGGTATGTGTTCGCGACCTACCGTGTGACCACGGACCTCCCGATGGAGAAGGCGGCCGAAGCAGTGGCCGCCGAGCAGTCGACCGGGACTTGGACGGGGCTGTCCACCCTCAAAGACGACGTCTTCGAGAAATACGCCGGCAGGGTGACCTCCATCGAGGGGGACAGGATCGTCATCGCCTTCCCCGTGGATGATTTCTCCGGCAGGTACGGCGGCGTCCCGCAGATCCTCTCGGTGATCGCCGGCAACCTCTTCGGGCTGGCGGCCGTGAAGGGCATCAGGCTGGAGGACGCCGTGTTCCCCCAGAAGTTCCTGAAGGAGCACTTCAAAGGTCCGAAGTTCGGGAGCGAGGGCATGAGGAAGATGCTGCAGAGGCCCGAGAAGCCCTTGGTCGGCACCATCGTGAAGCCCAAGATCGGGCTGTCGCCCGAGGACACCGCCAAATACGTCTACGAAGCGGGGGTCGGCGGGCTCACCAACGGCAAGGACGACGAGACCCTCGTCGACCAGACCTTCTGCCCGATCGAGGCCAGGACCAAGGCGGTCGCCGAGGCCCTGGACAGGGTCGATGAGGAAGGCGGGCACATGATGCACGCCATCAACATCAGCTCCAACGCGGACGACATCGTCGGCCTGGCCGAGGACGTGCAGTCCTGGGGCGCCAGGGAGATAATGGTCGATGTCCTGACCAGCGGGTTCGGAGCCCTGCAAGCGGTCGCCGAGGACCCCAAGATCAAGGTGCCCATCCACGTCCACCGGACCATGCATGCGGCCATCACCAAGGACCCGCTCAACGGGGTGGCGATGAATGTCTTCGCGGAACTGGTCAGGATGTGCGGCGGGGACGCCCTCCATATCGGGACCCTCGGGGTCGGGAAGATGGAAGGGGACATCGCCGGCGGCAGGAAGAGCCTGGAGGCGTGCAGGGGCGATGAGCTCCCGTTCAGGAAGGTCATGCCGGTCTGCTCCGGCGGGATGTTCCCCGGGATAGTCCCGGATGTGATCGCGGCCACCGGGAACGAGGTGCAGATCCAGGCAGGAGGCGGCGTGGCCGGCCATCCCGGAGGGGTCCGTGCCGGTGCGGCCGCAATGTGCCAGGCAGTGGATGCGGCCTTCTCGGGCGTGCCTCTGGCGGAATACGCCGCGGACCATGCAGAACTCCGCGAAGCCCTTGCGAAGTGGGGATCGAGATGA
- a CDS encoding AMP phosphorylase, with translation MGIEMKLKVKQVDVMAGVMAAGMDPKDCAVVGVKDGDRVRISGPKDSIAVILMVSDEFISPGTVLLSASVIARIGAADGGEVDVSYSPSPESVRTIRRKMDRQKLSETEIRAVVNDIYSGSLSNIEISSWLTALYINGMDIDEIAAFARAMVDTGDVIRFDKGPVYDFHSMGGVPGNKITPIVVSICAAAGLMIPKTSSRAISSACGTSDFVETFCNIEVSAEKLKEIGETVGGAFVWGGAMNIAPVDDIVIKVEHPLGINPRAQMLASILSKKLAIGAKYLLVDIPTGAGTKVPTLDDARAYARDFMDLGEKLGMHIECAITYGDQPVGSAIGPNLEARECIRILEGAEHPSSVIEKACECAGILLEMAGFQNGEEKAAELLRSGAAHKKFMEIVQAQGGRPDLKADDLVPGKYTADIASDKAGYVHSLNNKDLVAVAKALGAPNDKGAGLLILKKKGQRVEKGEVLFSLYADNEAKLARGRELAMRYAPVDIEGMLIKRVASMQAR, from the coding sequence GTGGGGATCGAGATGAAGCTGAAGGTCAAGCAGGTCGACGTCATGGCCGGCGTCATGGCCGCCGGCATGGACCCCAAGGACTGCGCGGTCGTCGGCGTCAAGGACGGGGACCGCGTGAGGATCTCCGGCCCCAAGGACTCGATCGCGGTCATCCTGATGGTGTCAGACGAGTTCATCTCCCCCGGGACCGTGCTCCTCTCGGCCTCGGTCATCGCCCGCATCGGCGCCGCCGACGGGGGCGAGGTGGACGTGTCCTATTCGCCCAGCCCGGAGAGCGTGCGCACCATACGCCGGAAGATGGACCGCCAGAAGCTCAGCGAGACCGAGATCCGCGCGGTGGTCAACGACATCTACTCGGGCAGCCTCTCCAACATCGAGATCTCCAGCTGGCTCACCGCCCTGTACATCAACGGGATGGACATCGACGAGATCGCCGCCTTCGCGCGGGCCATGGTGGACACCGGGGACGTCATCAGGTTCGACAAGGGCCCGGTGTACGACTTCCACAGCATGGGAGGCGTCCCCGGGAACAAGATCACCCCCATCGTGGTGTCCATCTGCGCCGCGGCGGGACTGATGATCCCCAAAACATCATCCCGCGCCATCAGCAGCGCCTGCGGGACATCCGACTTCGTGGAGACCTTCTGCAACATCGAGGTGTCCGCCGAGAAGCTCAAGGAGATCGGGGAGACCGTCGGCGGGGCGTTCGTATGGGGAGGGGCCATGAACATCGCTCCCGTGGACGACATCGTCATCAAGGTCGAGCATCCGCTGGGCATCAACCCCCGCGCCCAGATGCTGGCATCCATACTCAGCAAGAAGCTCGCCATCGGCGCGAAGTACCTCCTGGTCGACATACCCACAGGGGCCGGCACCAAGGTCCCGACGCTGGACGATGCGAGGGCCTACGCCCGCGACTTCATGGACCTGGGGGAGAAGCTCGGCATGCACATCGAGTGCGCCATAACCTACGGCGACCAGCCCGTCGGCTCCGCCATCGGCCCCAACCTGGAGGCCAGGGAGTGCATACGCATCCTGGAGGGCGCGGAGCATCCCTCGTCCGTCATCGAGAAGGCGTGCGAATGCGCCGGCATCCTGCTGGAGATGGCAGGGTTCCAGAACGGGGAGGAGAAGGCGGCCGAGCTGCTCAGGAGCGGGGCGGCCCACAAGAAGTTCATGGAGATCGTCCAGGCCCAGGGCGGCAGGCCCGACCTGAAGGCCGACGACCTCGTCCCCGGGAAGTACACTGCTGACATAGCCTCCGACAAGGCCGGGTACGTGCACTCGCTCAACAACAAGGACCTGGTCGCCGTGGCCAAGGCCCTCGGGGCCCCCAACGACAAGGGCGCCGGCCTGCTGATCCTCAAGAAGAAGGGCCAGAGGGTGGAGAAGGGCGAGGTGCTCTTCAGCCTTTACGCCGACAACGAGGCGAAGCTCGCCCGCGGCAGGGAGCTGGCCATGAGGTACGCTCCGGTGGACATCGAGGGGATGCTCATCAAAAGGGTCGCCTCGATGCAGGCGAGATGA
- a CDS encoding polysaccharide deacetylase family protein — MKLVFTVDLDRDANIEVPGQTEAGSADRGEGTAPRFSSSGWALARYADMLDSIGMPAAFFCEGRTAEALKDEMGCLDRFELGIHGYDHENLTHRIPRAEAAAAVRHGFDAVKDVTGRTPSAFRAPYMHQPKAVAAFLRDTGTGILTDSSMYASGPGSFPFALPGYVAEVPVTEGTGPEGGAMSGYFWAMHEGKRPPEDYSFLAKSVPEDGTLVLADHVWHIRESRASGVRSDEDSQKELDFVSEVLRALMDAGAEPETLSDAASDAYMNPGPSDGADSE, encoded by the coding sequence ATGAAGCTCGTCTTCACCGTGGACCTCGACCGCGACGCGAACATCGAGGTCCCGGGGCAGACCGAGGCGGGATCGGCCGACCGGGGGGAGGGCACCGCCCCGAGGTTCTCGTCCTCGGGATGGGCCCTGGCCCGCTACGCCGACATGCTCGACAGCATCGGCATGCCGGCTGCCTTCTTCTGCGAGGGCCGCACGGCCGAGGCCCTGAAGGACGAGATGGGATGCCTGGACCGTTTCGAGCTGGGCATCCACGGGTACGACCACGAGAACCTGACGCACCGCATCCCGAGGGCGGAGGCGGCCGCCGCCGTGAGGCACGGGTTCGATGCGGTGAAGGACGTCACGGGCAGGACGCCCTCGGCGTTCCGCGCCCCGTACATGCATCAGCCCAAGGCCGTCGCGGCGTTCCTGAGGGACACCGGGACGGGGATACTCACCGATTCGTCGATGTACGCCTCCGGGCCAGGGTCCTTCCCGTTCGCGCTCCCCGGCTATGTTGCCGAGGTCCCGGTGACAGAAGGCACGGGACCGGAGGGCGGGGCCATGTCCGGGTATTTCTGGGCGATGCATGAAGGCAAGCGCCCCCCGGAGGACTACTCCTTCCTGGCGAAGAGCGTTCCGGAGGACGGCACCCTGGTGCTCGCGGACCATGTCTGGCACATACGTGAGTCCCGTGCTTCCGGCGTCCGTTCGGATGAGGATTCCCAGAAGGAGCTGGACTTCGTGTCCGAAGTCCTCCGCGCGCTGATGGATGCGGGCGCTGAGCCGGAAACCCTTTCCGATGCGGCCTCGGACGCCTACATGAACCCCGGCCCCTCGGACGGCGCGGACTCCGAATGA
- a CDS encoding bifunctional 5,10-methylene-tetrahydrofolate dehydrogenase/5,10-methylene-tetrahydrofolate cyclohydrolase, with protein sequence MTAKLILGKEVSESIYADLRVRIAALKNRGIEPTIALIAVGDDPASKVYLRTKNRKCEELGIRAVNYTYPSSASEEEVLGRIMKLNDDRSVHGILVQLPLPPGFEERYVLDSISPDKDIDCFHPVNVGHMFIGDPHFLPATAGGIQQMLIHCGIETSGKHVVIVGRSNIVGKPMAAILMQNRDYANSTVTVLHSRSECLREMTRSADILICAVGKPNFITADMVKEGAVVIDVGTNRVPDPSSPKGTKLVGDVDFDAVKEKASYITPVPGGVGPMTVCMLMANTVKAAEGQWR encoded by the coding sequence ATGACCGCCAAACTGATCCTCGGGAAGGAGGTTTCCGAGAGCATTTATGCGGACCTCCGTGTCCGGATCGCAGCCCTCAAGAACCGCGGGATCGAGCCGACCATCGCGCTCATCGCCGTCGGGGACGACCCCGCGTCGAAGGTCTACCTGCGCACGAAGAACCGGAAGTGCGAGGAGCTCGGCATCAGGGCGGTCAACTACACCTATCCGTCATCTGCCTCCGAGGAGGAGGTGCTGGGGCGCATCATGAAGCTGAACGACGACCGTTCGGTGCACGGCATCCTCGTCCAGCTGCCCCTGCCCCCGGGGTTCGAAGAGAGGTACGTCCTCGATTCGATCTCCCCGGACAAGGACATCGACTGCTTCCATCCGGTCAACGTCGGCCACATGTTCATCGGAGACCCCCATTTCCTGCCGGCGACGGCCGGAGGCATCCAGCAGATGCTGATACACTGCGGGATCGAGACCAGCGGGAAGCATGTCGTCATCGTGGGCAGGAGCAACATCGTCGGCAAGCCGATGGCCGCCATCCTGATGCAGAACAGGGACTACGCCAATTCCACCGTTACCGTGCTGCATTCCCGCTCCGAGTGCCTTAGAGAGATGACAAGGAGCGCGGACATCCTCATCTGCGCCGTCGGGAAGCCCAATTTCATAACCGCGGACATGGTCAAGGAAGGCGCCGTCGTCATCGATGTCGGCACCAACAGGGTGCCTGACCCGTCTTCCCCCAAGGGCACGAAGCTGGTGGGCGATGTCGATTTCGATGCCGTGAAGGAGAAGGCATCGTACATCACCCCGGTTCCCGGCGGGGTGGGCCCGATGACCGTCTGCATGCTGATGGCCAACACGGTGAAGGCCGCGGAGGGGCAGTGGCGATGA
- a CDS encoding RNA 2'-phosphotransferase, with amino-acid sequence MISECREHGPFRGDSCPVCGAEGRLVLSDIETDRLGRLMAAVLRHGKYGLEMSPDGYVSADDIAAAARGGGRMGWLTGRHFLAIAATDPRGRYQVLGDRIRATYGHTIDVDLRLPSEGVPPILYYPVSEEEEAAVLETGIMPTGRARVHLSSTPEEAMAAGKVRLGGGKVLLLEIDPAACAAAGFPVGKASDTVCTCDRVPPECLKASDEGPSGNNEGTD; translated from the coding sequence ATGATATCGGAGTGCCGCGAGCACGGCCCGTTCCGCGGGGACTCCTGCCCCGTCTGCGGGGCCGAGGGCCGCCTGGTCCTGAGCGATATCGAGACGGACCGTCTCGGGAGGCTCATGGCGGCCGTGCTCAGGCACGGGAAGTACGGCCTGGAGATGTCGCCCGACGGCTATGTGTCGGCAGACGACATCGCCGCGGCCGCCAGGGGCGGGGGCCGCATGGGCTGGCTCACCGGCAGGCATTTCCTGGCCATCGCCGCCACCGACCCTCGCGGGCGCTACCAGGTGCTGGGGGACCGCATCAGGGCCACCTACGGGCACACGATCGACGTGGACCTCAGGCTCCCGTCCGAGGGCGTCCCGCCCATCCTATACTATCCGGTGTCCGAAGAGGAGGAGGCCGCAGTCCTGGAGACGGGGATCATGCCGACCGGCAGGGCCAGGGTGCACCTGTCCTCCACCCCGGAAGAGGCGATGGCGGCCGGAAAGGTCCGCCTGGGCGGAGGGAAGGTGCTGCTGCTGGAGATCGACCCCGCGGCATGCGCCGCCGCCGGCTTCCCGGTCGGGAAGGCATCGGACACGGTATGCACTTGCGACAGGGTCCCGCCGGAATGCCTGAAGGCATCGGACGAAGGGCCGTCCGGAAATAACGAAGGAACTGATTGA
- a CDS encoding DUF1743 domain-containing protein — protein MVTVLTPDQVRAKYGPLFNRGFLTIVDEKAGKARIIESCMARGPGEWDVCNRRRTGGMIENIRMEGTVITMDVGIGEKDLRFGPVSADLGGQGLRAVKIEGDEVRTTWYGIAGASVGIGACLPQSKDVIRTEYPDDFKIGGGHTAHVDIITPKLVRVVIGVDDTDTKEKGATWASALKMAVNTPVGHFMEHKIIQLNPRSPTKTTNCCSTAVSFAVREDEVQKLIEYCYGFLKKESVSEDAVMTVFQGLEVPKELTSWAWRCKTVLVDRSEAVAMAEKHGVQIISITGEGGTIGAVAAIGCADLGPECAGVPEDFPDIVH, from the coding sequence ATGGTTACAGTACTCACGCCAGATCAGGTAAGAGCGAAATACGGTCCCCTCTTCAACAGGGGTTTCCTCACCATAGTGGACGAGAAAGCAGGGAAGGCCAGGATCATCGAGTCCTGCATGGCCCGCGGCCCGGGGGAATGGGACGTCTGCAACCGCAGGCGCACCGGCGGGATGATCGAGAACATCCGCATGGAGGGCACGGTCATCACCATGGACGTGGGGATCGGCGAGAAGGACCTCAGGTTCGGCCCTGTCTCCGCCGACCTCGGCGGCCAGGGGCTCCGCGCCGTGAAGATCGAAGGGGACGAGGTCCGCACCACCTGGTACGGCATCGCCGGGGCCTCGGTGGGCATCGGGGCCTGCCTGCCCCAGTCCAAGGACGTCATCCGCACCGAGTACCCGGACGATTTCAAGATCGGGGGCGGCCACACCGCCCACGTCGACATCATCACCCCCAAGCTGGTCCGCGTCGTCATAGGCGTCGACGACACCGACACCAAGGAGAAAGGGGCCACATGGGCGTCCGCGCTGAAGATGGCGGTGAACACCCCCGTGGGGCACTTCATGGAGCACAAGATCATCCAGCTCAACCCCAGGTCCCCCACGAAGACGACCAACTGCTGCTCCACCGCGGTGTCCTTCGCCGTCAGGGAGGACGAGGTCCAGAAGCTCATCGAGTACTGCTACGGGTTCCTGAAGAAAGAGTCGGTCTCCGAGGACGCGGTCATGACGGTGTTCCAGGGGCTGGAGGTCCCGAAGGAGCTGACTTCCTGGGCATGGAGGTGCAAGACCGTCCTCGTCGACCGTTCCGAAGCGGTCGCCATGGCGGAGAAGCACGGGGTGCAGATCATAAGCATCACCGGCGAAGGCGGCACCATCGGCGCCGTGGCCGCCATCGGCTGCGCCGACCTGGGGCCGGAATGCGCCGGGGTCCCCGAGGATTTTCCGGACATAGTGCACTGA
- the uppS gene encoding polyprenyl diphosphate synthase has translation MPNHIGIIMDGNRRYAKEFLGDDIDEGHRAGERKIRELLDWCLDLKIRYITVYAFSSENFSRGEDEVSFLMGMAADSIREIADDERIVKNHVRIRVLGNRELLPESVRESIEYCESKTAAFSDFTFSICLAYGGRQEIISAVQSIARKVQAGEISPEDIDEDMLSQHLYTSDIPDPDLILRTSGEIRISNFLLWQLAYSELYFTDIYWPGFRRIDLMRAIRSYQARVRRYGR, from the coding sequence ATGCCGAACCACATCGGCATCATAATGGACGGCAACCGCAGGTATGCCAAGGAGTTCCTGGGCGACGACATAGATGAGGGCCACAGGGCCGGCGAGCGCAAGATCCGCGAGCTCCTGGACTGGTGCCTCGACCTCAAGATCCGCTACATAACGGTGTACGCGTTCTCCTCCGAGAACTTCTCCCGCGGGGAGGACGAGGTGTCGTTCCTTATGGGCATGGCGGCGGACTCCATCCGCGAGATCGCCGACGACGAGCGCATCGTGAAGAACCACGTCCGCATCCGCGTCCTCGGCAACCGCGAGCTCCTGCCGGAATCCGTCAGGGAGTCCATAGAGTACTGCGAATCGAAGACCGCCGCCTTCAGCGATTTCACCTTCAGCATATGCCTGGCCTACGGCGGCAGGCAGGAGATCATCAGCGCCGTCCAGAGCATAGCCAGGAAGGTGCAGGCGGGCGAGATATCCCCCGAGGACATCGACGAGGACATGCTGTCTCAGCACCTGTACACCTCCGACATCCCCGACCCGGACCTCATCCTGAGGACCAGCGGGGAGATAAGGATCTCCAACTTCCTCCTCTGGCAGCTGGCCTATTCGGAGCTCTACTTCACCGACATCTATTGGCCGGGTTTCAGGCGCATCGACCTGATGAGGGCCATCAGGTCGTACCAGGCACGTGTCCGGCGCTACGGGAGATGA